The proteins below come from a single Streptococcus canis genomic window:
- a CDS encoding KilA-N domain-containing protein, whose amino-acid sequence MVKITANGSEITLLANNTDYVSLTDIARYKNSEDPRMVVTNWLSSYATIDFLAAWEVLNNPNFKRLEFQSFRSEPGRLIITPKQWIERMNAVGITSRSGRGGGTYAHSDIAFEFASWISPEFKLYIIQDYQRLKQEEAYKNQIEWRANRYLSKLNYGFQTDAVKEHIVPTITPAQQRYAYANEADLVNVAVFGMTAKQFQKQFPNKEGNLRDNASIEELLVINNIQLLNSEMIKSGIDSPTRLKELNRIAKEQYQTLVNNNQKALQELKKLDNK is encoded by the coding sequence ATGGTAAAAATTACGGCAAACGGGAGTGAAATTACACTATTAGCAAATAATACTGACTATGTCAGCTTAACTGATATAGCAAGATATAAAAATAGTGAAGACCCTAGAATGGTAGTCACTAACTGGCTTAGTTCTTACGCTACGATTGACTTTTTGGCAGCGTGGGAGGTACTAAATAATCCCAATTTTAAACGATTGGAATTCCAATCGTTTAGAAGTGAGCCTGGTCGACTAATTATTACTCCAAAACAATGGATTGAACGAATGAATGCTGTCGGTATCACCTCACGTTCAGGACGTGGTGGGGGCACTTATGCTCATTCCGATATTGCTTTTGAGTTTGCTTCTTGGATTTCCCCAGAGTTCAAACTCTACATCATACAAGACTACCAAAGACTAAAGCAAGAGGAAGCTTATAAGAATCAAATTGAGTGGAGAGCCAATCGCTACCTATCTAAACTCAATTACGGTTTTCAAACTGATGCTGTTAAAGAACACATTGTTCCAACCATCACACCAGCCCAACAACGTTACGCTTATGCCAATGAAGCAGACCTTGTGAATGTCGCTGTCTTCGGGATGACTGCCAAGCAATTTCAAAAACAATTTCCAAATAAAGAAGGGAATCTAAGAGATAACGCTAGTATTGAAGAACTACTGGTTATCAATAACATCCAATTACTCAATTCTGAAATGATAAAATCTGGGATTGATAGCCCAACTCGACTAAAAGAACTAAACCGAATAGCTAAAGAACAATATCAAACCCTTGTTAACAATAATCAAAAAGCTCTTCAAGAATTGAAAAAATTAGATAACAAATAA
- the dinD gene encoding DNA damage-inducible protein D — translation MNELQHYDELAFENIKHIDENGVEFWYARELQTVLEYAKWDNFLNVIERAKIACENTGNPVAMNFPEVSKIVQLPLGDREIKDYKLSRYACYLIVQNGDPRKEVIALGQSYFAIKTRQQELADNFNKLDEEHKRLAIRQEMKEHNKSLAEAAKMSGVTNYGKFQNFGYKGLYGGMSMQDIHDRKELEKGKSILDYMGSAELAANLFRATQTDEVLRNRQIHDENLANDTHFNVGRTIRKTMQKLGTTMPENLPTPRESIQDLKKKHKQLDKQPDDNQLSLFDDM, via the coding sequence ATGAACGAATTACAACATTATGACGAATTAGCTTTCGAAAATATTAAACACATAGATGAAAACGGTGTAGAGTTTTGGTATGCCCGTGAATTACAAACTGTTTTAGAGTATGCTAAATGGGACAATTTTTTAAACGTTATTGAGCGGGCTAAAATAGCTTGTGAAAACACTGGAAACCCCGTCGCTATGAATTTTCCTGAGGTCAGCAAAATTGTACAGCTCCCTCTAGGAGATAGGGAGATTAAAGATTATAAACTATCTCGCTATGCCTGCTATTTGATTGTCCAAAATGGTGACCCTAGAAAAGAAGTCATTGCACTGGGTCAATCATATTTTGCTATTAAAACCCGTCAGCAAGAACTAGCTGATAATTTCAACAAACTCGATGAAGAGCACAAACGTTTAGCGATTCGCCAAGAGATGAAGGAACATAATAAATCATTAGCTGAAGCTGCTAAAATGTCGGGTGTCACTAACTACGGCAAGTTTCAAAACTTTGGATATAAAGGCCTTTATGGTGGGATGTCTATGCAAGATATTCATGATAGAAAAGAACTAGAAAAAGGGAAAAGTATTCTTGATTATATGGGTAGTGCTGAATTGGCCGCTAACTTATTCCGTGCTACTCAAACCGATGAAGTGTTAAGAAATCGGCAGATACACGATGAAAATCTAGCTAACGATACACACTTTAACGTAGGTAGAACAATCAGAAAAACAATGCAGAAACTAGGCACAACTATGCCCGAAAATCTCCCTACACCTCGAGAGAGTATCCAAGATTTGAAAAAGAAACATAAACAACTAGATAAACAACCAGACGATAATCAACTTTCACTTTTTGATGATATGTAA
- a CDS encoding primase alpha helix C-terminal domain-containing protein, whose product MAIYEARGFSSYLYPYKGPLEPFDYIAQFKPLKPPEDIDIEEYKRTQAPYCLSGKVTAEKNGSYKRNNASLVYRDLIFLDYDEIETGVNLPKIVSQTLWEYSYIIYPTIKHTPEKPRYRLVVKPSDVMTEAAYKQVVKEIADKIGLPFDLGSLTWSQLQGLPVTTGAPEDYQRSVNRGLDYPVPKNGSTPNRQVVTTYTPRPRSQRSITMRVIDTLFNGFGDEGGRNVALTRFVGLLFNKWVDCDLETAYELVQIANSVTTKPLPIDEIDRTFTSIAKAEYRKRG is encoded by the coding sequence ATGGCTATTTATGAAGCGAGAGGCTTTAGCTCTTATTTGTACCCCTACAAAGGACCTTTAGAACCATTTGACTATATTGCTCAGTTTAAACCTTTGAAACCGCCTGAGGATATTGATATTGAAGAATACAAGCGAACACAAGCTCCCTACTGCCTAAGCGGCAAGGTCACAGCAGAGAAAAACGGGAGCTATAAGCGCAATAATGCTAGTTTAGTCTATCGTGATTTGATTTTTCTTGACTATGACGAGATAGAAACAGGCGTCAACCTACCTAAAATCGTTTCTCAGACACTTTGGGAGTATAGTTATATTATTTATCCAACGATTAAACACACCCCCGAGAAGCCCCGCTATCGCCTTGTCGTGAAGCCTAGTGACGTGATGACTGAAGCTGCTTATAAACAAGTGGTCAAGGAGATAGCCGATAAGATTGGACTACCGTTTGATTTAGGCAGTCTTACCTGGTCGCAATTACAAGGCTTACCCGTTACAACAGGCGCCCCAGAAGACTATCAGCGCTCTGTAAACCGTGGTCTTGATTATCCTGTCCCTAAAAACGGTAGCACACCAAACAGACAGGTTGTTACTACTTACACGCCACGCCCTAGAAGTCAGCGTTCTATTACCATGAGGGTCATAGATACCCTGTTTAATGGCTTTGGAGATGAAGGTGGGCGTAACGTGGCCTTAACTAGATTTGTTGGCTTGCTATTTAATAAATGGGTTGATTGTGATTTAGAGACGGCTTATGAGCTGGTACAAATAGCCAACAGCGTGACAACCAAGCCACTACCTATTGATGAGATAGATAGGACGTTTACCAGCATTGCCAAAGCAGAATACAGAAAGAGAGGGTAG
- a CDS encoding DNA primase family protein, producing MPKQNTEREGRTIEQEDLKNLENEITEARENGDKYFSTFKGVRGQLIKECQEMKDEAFKIAYDGVMADSKHLENVKAGRLTEVQHEELAKEKGQEASEKALPKTPLGVAIMLKHYLRFIRVKPEAQGQKAPLYFFHPDHGVWLEDNEFLQDLISVIFPNATEKQAFDTLYKIARQSQLKEIQREYTVIGNRLYNYKTGRFEELTPDITVTRKIKTSYNKKAKEPTIKGWKPTTWLLELFDGDTELYNLAIQIIKASITGQSLQKIFWLFGEGGTGKGTFQQLLINLVGMDNVASLKITELAKSRFTTSILLGKSIVIGDDIQKDAVIKDTSDIFSLATGDIMTIEDKGKRPYSIRLNMTVVQSSNGLPRMNGDKSAIDRRFRILPFTKVFKGKPNKAIRNDYINRKEVLEYLLKLAIETPITDINPKTSIEILEEHHKEMNPVIDFVSKFFTDELTSEFIPNSFVYHVWKGFLEYYDIKQIKSERGLHKEIKSNLPEGFEAGQKVIPVGRQLHTGFYPKEDLPPFASASYANGRASPEKQKKPKNERGYYNHWPAHKNQKKT from the coding sequence TTGCCAAAGCAGAATACAGAAAGAGAGGGTAGAACCATAGAGCAAGAAGATTTGAAAAACTTAGAAAATGAAATCACTGAAGCGCGTGAGAATGGAGATAAATATTTCAGCACTTTCAAAGGTGTTAGGGGTCAGCTTATCAAGGAATGTCAAGAGATGAAAGATGAAGCTTTCAAGATTGCCTATGATGGCGTTATGGCTGATAGCAAGCACCTTGAGAACGTAAAAGCGGGTAGATTGACCGAGGTACAACATGAAGAATTAGCTAAAGAAAAAGGACAAGAAGCCAGTGAAAAGGCTTTACCTAAAACACCTTTGGGCGTGGCTATTATGCTTAAACACTATCTCCGCTTTATTCGAGTTAAACCTGAAGCTCAAGGACAAAAAGCCCCACTTTACTTTTTTCATCCTGATCACGGGGTTTGGCTAGAAGATAATGAGTTTTTACAAGATCTTATTTCAGTTATTTTCCCAAACGCAACTGAAAAACAAGCTTTTGATACACTTTACAAAATTGCTAGGCAAAGTCAACTGAAGGAGATTCAAAGAGAATATACAGTTATCGGAAATCGGCTCTACAATTATAAAACTGGTCGATTTGAAGAATTAACTCCAGATATAACCGTCACGCGCAAAATTAAGACAAGTTACAACAAGAAAGCCAAAGAACCGACAATAAAGGGATGGAAACCCACTACTTGGCTCTTAGAGTTGTTTGACGGTGACACCGAACTTTATAACCTTGCTATTCAGATTATTAAAGCTAGTATCACAGGGCAATCATTGCAGAAAATCTTCTGGTTATTTGGTGAAGGTGGAACAGGAAAAGGGACTTTTCAGCAATTACTCATTAATTTAGTGGGTATGGATAACGTAGCAAGCCTTAAAATAACAGAGCTAGCAAAAAGCCGCTTTACTACATCTATACTTTTAGGAAAATCCATTGTAATTGGTGATGATATTCAAAAAGACGCGGTTATCAAAGATACGTCTGATATATTTAGTTTAGCCACGGGTGACATTATGACGATTGAGGACAAGGGGAAACGCCCGTATAGTATCCGTTTAAACATGACTGTGGTACAATCTTCCAACGGTTTACCACGAATGAACGGTGATAAGTCCGCCATTGATAGACGCTTTAGAATCTTACCTTTTACCAAAGTATTTAAAGGAAAGCCCAACAAAGCTATCAGAAATGATTATATTAATCGCAAAGAAGTTCTTGAGTACTTACTTAAGCTAGCGATTGAAACCCCAATCACTGACATTAATCCAAAAACATCTATTGAGATACTAGAAGAACACCATAAAGAGATGAACCCAGTTATTGACTTCGTTTCTAAGTTCTTCACGGATGAGCTCACCAGCGAATTTATTCCTAATAGCTTTGTCTATCATGTTTGGAAAGGCTTTTTAGAATACTATGACATCAAACAAATAAAATCAGAAAGAGGGTTACATAAAGAAATCAAAAGCAATCTACCTGAAGGGTTTGAAGCAGGCCAGAAGGTCATACCAGTAGGTCGACAGCTCCATACAGGTTTTTATCCTAAAGAAGATCTACCCCCGTTTGCTAGCGCATCTTACGCTAACGGTAGAGCATCACCCGAAAAACAGAAAAAGCCAAAGAATGAACGTGGGTACTATAATCATTGGCCAGCACACAAAAATCAAAAGAAAACTTAG
- a CDS encoding sigma factor-like helix-turn-helix DNA-binding protein, with product MGAKEQLKELKPLFALITLFEEQRDKDIRLMNNFHNPEAIRHIEDGTARQLLYLAKERDKRLAMIAILQDERQIAVIKARYVDGLSWDEIPDKLGYSRNTVFKLHREALEVLDEQEKCGS from the coding sequence ATGGGCGCTAAAGAACAACTTAAAGAATTGAAACCACTTTTCGCTTTAATAACCTTATTTGAGGAGCAACGAGATAAAGACATCAGGCTGATGAATAATTTCCACAACCCTGAAGCAATAAGACATATCGAAGATGGTACGGCTAGACAGCTCTTATATTTAGCTAAAGAACGCGACAAGAGACTGGCTATGATTGCCATATTGCAAGATGAGAGACAGATTGCTGTTATCAAAGCTAGATATGTGGATGGCTTATCATGGGATGAGATACCCGATAAACTAGGTTACTCAAGAAACACTGTGTTCAAACTACATAGAGAAGCTTTAGAGGTATTAGATGAACAAGAAAAATGCGGTTCGTAA
- the mutL gene encoding DNA mismatch repair endonuclease MutL, which yields MTNIIELPEVLANQIAAGEVVERPASVVKELVENAIDAKSSQITIEIEESGLKMIQITDNGEGMSHEDLPLSLRRHATSKIKSQSDLFRIRTLGFRGEALPSVASISKITIKTATKEAIHGSILVATGGKIETLEPISTPIGTKIKVENLFYNTPARLKYMKSLQAELAHIVDVVNRLSLAHPEVAFTLISDGRQLTQTSGTGDLRQAIAGIYGLNTAKKMIAISNADLDFEVSGYVSLPELTRANRNYMTILINGRYIKNFLLNRAILDGYGSKLMVGRFPIVVIAIQLDPYLADVNVHPTKQEVRISKERELMALISAAISESLREQDLIPDALENLAKSSTRHFSKPEQTQLPLQSRGLYYDPQKNDFFVKESAVAEKMPETDFHYGDVDNCVKVEKTESLPHSEEDTGPSSVKHASRPQDSLVNPDHPDFDLKNKQKLSQMLDRLENEEKSAFPELDYFGQMHGTYLFAQGKDGLFIIDQHAAQERVKYEYYRDKIGDVDSSLQQLLVPYLFEFSGSDFINLQEKMTLLNEVGIFLEVYGHNTFILREHPIWMKEEEIESGVYEMCDMLLLTNEVSVKTYRAELAIMMSCKRSIKANHSLDDYSARNLLLQLAQCQNPYNCPHGRPVLINFSKADMEKMFRRIQENHTSLRELGKY from the coding sequence ATGACAAACATTATTGAATTACCGGAAGTTCTCGCCAACCAAATCGCAGCTGGTGAGGTTGTAGAAAGACCAGCAAGTGTTGTCAAGGAGTTGGTTGAGAATGCTATTGATGCTAAAAGTAGCCAGATTACCATTGAAATTGAAGAGTCTGGTCTTAAAATGATACAGATTACAGACAATGGTGAAGGGATGTCACATGAAGACCTACCCTTGAGTTTGCGTCGTCATGCCACCAGTAAAATTAAAAGTCAGAGTGACCTTTTTCGAATTAGGACGCTTGGATTTCGAGGAGAAGCTTTACCGTCGGTTGCCTCCATTAGTAAAATCACGATAAAAACTGCAACAAAAGAAGCTATACATGGCTCTATTCTCGTTGCTACGGGTGGGAAAATTGAGACGCTTGAACCAATCTCAACACCTATTGGAACCAAAATTAAGGTTGAAAACCTTTTTTACAACACTCCTGCCCGCCTCAAATACATGAAAAGTTTACAGGCAGAATTAGCTCACATTGTAGATGTGGTCAATCGGTTGAGTTTGGCTCACCCAGAAGTTGCTTTTACACTGATTAGTGATGGTCGTCAATTAACTCAGACCTCAGGGACTGGCGATTTGCGCCAAGCTATTGCTGGTATTTACGGCTTGAATACTGCGAAGAAAATGATTGCTATCTCTAATGCTGATCTGGATTTTGAAGTGTCTGGATATGTCAGTTTACCAGAGTTGACACGTGCTAATCGAAACTATATGACAATTTTAATCAATGGACGCTACATTAAAAACTTCTTGCTCAATCGAGCTATCTTAGATGGTTATGGTTCTAAATTGATGGTTGGACGTTTTCCGATTGTTGTGATTGCTATTCAGCTTGATCCTTACTTAGCTGATGTCAATGTCCACCCCACAAAGCAAGAGGTTCGTATTTCAAAAGAGCGTGAGTTGATGGCTTTAATCAGTGCAGCTATTTCTGAAAGCCTTAGGGAACAAGACTTAATTCCAGATGCACTTGAAAATTTAGCCAAATCAAGCACACGACATTTTTCCAAACCAGAGCAAACACAACTTCCTTTACAGTCTAGGGGACTTTACTATGATCCGCAAAAGAATGACTTTTTTGTCAAAGAATCGGCTGTCGCGGAAAAAATGCCTGAAACTGATTTTCATTACGGCGATGTTGACAACTGTGTAAAGGTTGAAAAGACAGAGTCGCTACCTCACTCAGAAGAAGACACAGGACCTTCTTCAGTAAAGCATGCTAGCCGTCCCCAAGATAGTTTAGTGAATCCTGATCATCCTGACTTTGACTTAAAAAATAAACAAAAGTTATCTCAAATGTTGGATCGCTTGGAAAATGAAGAAAAATCAGCATTTCCTGAATTAGATTATTTTGGTCAGATGCATGGGACTTATCTTTTTGCTCAAGGCAAAGATGGTTTATTTATCATTGACCAACACGCTGCCCAAGAGCGGGTTAAATATGAATATTATCGTGATAAGATTGGCGATGTTGACAGTAGTTTACAGCAGTTGTTAGTGCCTTACTTATTTGAGTTTTCTGGTTCGGATTTCATTAATTTACAGGAAAAAATGACACTTCTAAATGAAGTCGGTATCTTTCTGGAAGTTTATGGGCACAATACTTTCATTCTGAGGGAACACCCTATCTGGATGAAAGAAGAAGAGATTGAATCTGGTGTCTATGAAATGTGTGATATGTTACTTTTGACAAATGAGGTATCTGTCAAAACTTATCGAGCAGAGTTAGCGATTATGATGAGCTGTAAACGGTCTATTAAAGCTAATCACAGTTTAGATGATTATTCAGCAAGGAATCTTTTGCTGCAATTAGCGCAATGCCAAAATCCTTATAACTGTCCTCATGGCAGACCCGTTTTGATTAACTTTAGCAAGGCAGATATGGAAAAAATGTTCCGTCGTATCCAAGAAAATCACACTAGTCTACGAGAATTAGGAAAATATTAG
- a CDS encoding TMEM175 family protein: MSSSRLEAFSDGVLAIIITIMVLSLKAPEADSLKALLKVVPSLLAYVLSFVYVAIYWNNHHHLMKLVKIIDGKTLWFNNLWLFFISLIPWATEWVSRFHTSSLPVFIYGITLLGTAISYFILQSQVIKLSPKPSLLKEALGSDIKGKISLAIYIFSAIIAFYSVVVSELGYLSVALIWFIPDKRVVKVLEDESR, from the coding sequence ATGTCAAGTTCAAGATTAGAAGCATTCAGTGATGGTGTTTTAGCTATCATTATTACTATTATGGTCCTATCTTTAAAAGCTCCAGAAGCGGATTCTTTAAAAGCTTTGCTAAAAGTTGTACCTAGCCTACTAGCTTATGTTTTAAGCTTTGTTTATGTTGCAATATATTGGAATAACCACCATCACTTAATGAAACTAGTGAAAATAATCGATGGTAAAACCCTATGGTTTAACAATTTGTGGTTATTTTTTATTTCGCTGATTCCTTGGGCTACAGAATGGGTTAGTCGTTTTCACACTAGCTCTTTGCCTGTATTTATTTATGGTATAACGTTGCTAGGTACAGCTATTTCTTATTTCATTTTACAATCACAAGTTATTAAACTAAGCCCTAAACCATCGCTTTTAAAAGAGGCATTGGGCTCAGATATAAAAGGAAAAATATCTTTAGCTATATACATTTTTTCTGCAATTATTGCCTTCTATTCAGTGGTTGTATCAGAGTTAGGTTATCTGTCTGTTGCTCTTATATGGTTTATTCCAGATAAAAGAGTGGTTAAAGTTTTAGAGGATGAGAGCAGATAG
- a CDS encoding prolyl-tRNA synthetase associated domain-containing protein, which translates to MSTFKNVIAELKKLNISYELVEHEPALTTEQADSFIEGIEGVRTKTMFLTNKKKTQYYLLIMDDQKMLDMENFKELVGVNRIRMASADSLYQKMLLPPGVVSPFGLINNQDKDILVYFDQEIVTEERMSFHPNTNDRTIFINTKDLFSFLKHLGYEVNIIEL; encoded by the coding sequence ATGAGTACTTTTAAAAATGTTATTGCTGAATTAAAGAAATTGAATATCTCTTATGAGCTGGTCGAGCATGAACCAGCTTTGACCACAGAACAAGCTGACAGTTTTATTGAAGGTATTGAGGGAGTAAGAACAAAAACAATGTTCTTGACTAACAAGAAAAAGACGCAATATTACTTGCTGATAATGGATGACCAAAAGATGCTAGACATGGAAAACTTTAAAGAATTGGTTGGTGTTAATCGTATTCGAATGGCTTCTGCGGACAGTCTATATCAGAAAATGCTTTTACCTCCTGGCGTGGTTTCGCCCTTTGGGTTAATCAATAATCAAGATAAAGATATTCTTGTTTATTTTGACCAAGAAATCGTCACAGAAGAAAGAATGAGTTTTCACCCTAATACTAACGATAGGACTATCTTTATCAATACCAAAGACCTATTTTCTTTCTTAAAGCATCTCGGATATGAAGTTAATATCATTGAGTTATAG
- a CDS encoding helix-turn-helix domain-containing protein, whose protein sequence is MKTHNAQVGERVKKIRLSLGESMEQFGSRFNTSKGTVNNWEKGRNLPNKENLKKIADLGNKEVVELLYGNYEDRIFDELRNAAWLYNFDDIDLHELSKQVNDDIISRYGYFSDFKLPYVDISNYISFALDRLLMNKKVFEISSDSFYKINAIPTYSIKNEDPKNEGLTLSSFTNLEIVFNDFETEEDIDKVQIKYSTLLEIDFVIVHNHLEKIVFEGLEKIEQPRYNSFFKKEILDKFKQKISKQVFEFAKKDYSLMISRLKD, encoded by the coding sequence ATGAAAACCCATAATGCTCAAGTCGGCGAAAGAGTTAAGAAGATACGACTTTCGTTGGGCGAATCAATGGAACAATTCGGATCAAGGTTTAACACATCAAAGGGGACAGTTAATAATTGGGAAAAAGGGCGTAACTTGCCTAATAAAGAAAATTTAAAAAAGATTGCTGATTTAGGCAACAAAGAAGTGGTTGAACTTCTATATGGTAACTATGAAGATAGAATTTTCGATGAATTAAGAAATGCAGCTTGGCTGTATAATTTCGATGATATAGACCTTCACGAATTATCCAAACAAGTTAATGACGATATCATAAGTAGGTATGGATACTTTTCTGATTTCAAACTACCTTATGTTGATATTTCTAATTATATAAGTTTTGCACTGGATAGGTTATTGATGAATAAAAAAGTATTTGAAATCTCTTCAGATTCGTTTTATAAAATCAATGCTATACCAACCTATTCTATAAAAAATGAAGATCCTAAAAACGAAGGGCTCACTTTATCTTCTTTCACAAATTTAGAAATAGTTTTTAATGACTTTGAGACTGAAGAAGATATAGACAAAGTACAAATTAAATACAGCACACTATTAGAAATAGACTTTGTGATTGTTCATAATCATTTAGAAAAAATAGTTTTTGAAGGATTAGAAAAAATTGAACAACCAAGATATAACAGCTTTTTCAAAAAAGAAATTCTAGACAAATTTAAGCAAAAAATTTCTAAACAAGTTTTTGAGTTTGCTAAGAAAGACTACTCACTTATGATTAGTCGATTAAAAGACTGA
- a CDS encoding tyrosine-type recombinase/integrase, with product MKITEHKKKNGTIVYRASIYLGIDQMTGKRVKTSITGRTRKEVNQKAKHAQLDFLSNGSTIKRRVAIKTFKELSHLWLETYKLTVKPQTYDATVTRLNRHIMPTLGNMKVDKITASDIQMLINRLSKYYVNYTAVRSVIRKVLQQGVLLGLIDYNPARDIILPRKKPNAKKKVKFINPSDLKSFLERLESGQHKRYNLYFDSVLYQLLLSTGLRIGEACALEWGDIDLENGTIAINKTYNKNLKFLSTTKTQSGNRVISIDQKTIRSLKLYQMRQRQLFNEVGARVSEVVFATPTRKYFNASVRQSALDTRCKEAGIERFTFHAFRHTHASLLLNAGISYKELQYRLGHANISMTLDIYGHLSKDKEKEAVLYYEKAMNNL from the coding sequence ATGAAAATAACAGAGCATAAGAAGAAAAATGGTACAATCGTTTATCGTGCTAGTATTTATCTAGGCATTGACCAAATGACAGGTAAGAGGGTAAAGACAAGTATAACAGGGAGGACGAGAAAAGAAGTTAATCAAAAAGCCAAGCACGCGCAGCTTGACTTCCTATCTAATGGATCTACAATTAAAAGAAGAGTTGCGATTAAAACATTTAAAGAACTTAGTCATTTATGGCTTGAAACCTATAAGTTAACAGTAAAGCCTCAAACTTATGATGCTACTGTTACTAGACTTAATCGACATATTATGCCAACTCTGGGCAATATGAAGGTTGATAAGATAACCGCTAGTGATATTCAAATGCTGATTAATAGATTATCTAAATATTACGTCAATTATACTGCGGTACGTTCAGTCATCCGAAAAGTTCTCCAACAAGGAGTATTGCTAGGACTAATAGATTATAACCCAGCAAGAGATATTATCCTTCCAAGGAAGAAGCCAAACGCTAAGAAAAAAGTTAAGTTTATTAATCCGTCTGATTTGAAGTCTTTTTTAGAGCGTTTAGAAAGCGGCCAACACAAGCGCTATAACCTATACTTTGATTCAGTCCTCTACCAGCTTTTATTATCCACTGGTTTGAGGATAGGCGAAGCCTGCGCATTGGAATGGGGAGATATTGACCTAGAAAATGGTACAATAGCTATCAATAAGACTTACAATAAAAATTTGAAGTTTTTGAGTACAACTAAAACCCAGTCAGGCAATAGAGTGATTAGTATTGACCAAAAGACCATTAGAAGTCTAAAGCTCTACCAAATGAGACAGCGACAATTATTTAATGAAGTTGGTGCGCGTGTGTCAGAGGTAGTGTTTGCCACGCCAACAAGAAAGTATTTTAATGCTTCGGTTAGACAAAGTGCTTTAGATACTAGGTGTAAGGAAGCAGGGATTGAACGCTTTACTTTTCACGCTTTTAGACACACTCACGCTAGTTTATTGCTGAACGCTGGTATTAGTTATAAGGAACTTCAGTATCGCTTAGGACATGCGAATATCAGCATGACTTTGGATATCTATGGCCATCTTTCTAAGGACAAAGAAAAAGAAGCCGTTTTATATTATGAAAAGGCTATGAATAATTTATAG
- a CDS encoding helix-turn-helix transcriptional regulator: MLGFTQEELGNKLGITKQSYHNKEVGKNSFKDSEKLVFKELLLPLFPDITLEDIFF, translated from the coding sequence ATGCTTGGGTTTACTCAGGAAGAATTAGGTAACAAGCTAGGAATTACCAAACAAAGCTATCACAATAAAGAAGTTGGAAAAAATTCTTTTAAAGATAGTGAGAAGTTGGTGTTTAAAGAACTATTACTACCTTTATTTCCTGATATAACTTTAGAAGATATATTTTTTTGA